A portion of the Gossypium arboreum isolate Shixiya-1 chromosome 8, ASM2569848v2, whole genome shotgun sequence genome contains these proteins:
- the LOC108468938 gene encoding uncharacterized protein LOC108468938 — translation MAASVSVDTPSPPPLTKDPTSLMAASSSSPLFSPASDKRFWSTLRSRVDALIGDRNAKISVQNVDPSFPTEINSRESNRAKRLKEDSMLLLRGFDSISQTLSQLSNNLDNALQGTRELAKPPTLTDLFHSKLKNSETKEEDPKQKGNQEESKIGLKRKFDYSECSDDNKGDDGSQKENEQSPQNKKMMKKTKNLAISMATKAASLARELKSIKSDLCFMQERCSLLEEENRRLRDGFTKGIRPEEDDLVRLQLEALLAEKSRLANENANLVRENQCLHQLVEYHQMTSQDLSASYEEVIRGMCLDFSSPIAEEEEINGGGDSDDADNRVTQTPRTDIFGISTSLDHYFDEEQH, via the exons ATGGCTGCTTCAGTCTCTGTTGATACTCCCTCTCCACCTCCTCTTACGAag GATCCCACTAGTTTAATGGCTGCTTCTTCTTCATCTCCACTCTTCAGCCCAGCTTCAGACAAGCGTTTTTGGAGCACCCTCCGTAGCCGGGTCGATGCACTCATTGGTGACCGGAATGCCAAGATCTCCGTCCAAAATGTGGATCCTTCTTTCCCTACGGAGATC AATTCAAGAGAATCCAACAGAGCTAAGCGATTGAAAGAGGATTCAATGCTCTTGCTTAGAGGGTTTGATTCCATCTCACAAACACTCTCTCAGCTATCTAATAACCTTGACAATGCTCTTCAG GGAACTAGAGAGCTGGCTAAACCTCCAACGTTGACCGATTTGTTTCATAGTAAACTGAAGAATTCGGAGACTAAAGAGGAAGACCCAAAGCAAAAAGGAAACCAAGAAGAGAGTAAGATCGGTCTGAAAAGGAAGTTTGATTACAGTGAGTGCTCAGATGATAATAAAGGAGATGATGGTTCACAAAAGGAGAATGAGCAAAGCCCCCAAAACAAGAAGATGATGAAGAAAACCAAAAAT CTTGCAATTTCGATGGCCACCAAGGCAGCTTCACTTGCCAGAGAGTTGAAGTCCATAAAATCTGATTTATGTTTTATGCAAGAGCGTTGCAGTTTGCTAGAGGAAGAGAATAGAAGGCTTCGAGATGGGTTCACCAAAGGGATCCGACCCGAGGAAGATGATCTG GTGAGGCTTCAATTGGAAGCACTGCTAGCAGAGAAATCAAGACTGGCCAATGAAAATGCAAACCTGGTGAGGGAAAACCAGTGCCTTCACCAGCTTGTAGAGTACCATCAAATGACTTCCCAAGATCTATCTGCATCATATGAAGAAGTGATAAGAGGAATGTGCTTGGACTTCTCATCTCCCATTGCAGAAGAAGAGGAAATCAATGGAGGAGGGGATAGTGATGATGCTGATAATAGAGTTACTCAAACACCTCGAACTGATATCTTTGGCATATCCACGTCCCTTGATCACTACTTTGATGAAGAACAGCATTAG
- the LOC108467915 gene encoding chloroplast stem-loop binding protein of 41 kDa a, chloroplastic — protein sequence MAAFASSSSSSLLFSSPPTKFPSPSLYPPLRLSLPTSSFLSSSLSLSPSSHAYPTSSRRYSASSFTIRASAAEKKKVLIVNTNSGGHAVIGFYFAKELLGSGHEVTIFTVGEEGSDKMKKPPFNRFSEITSAGGKTVWGDPADVGKVVAGATFDVVLDNNGKDLDTVRPVVDWAKSSGVKQFLFISSAGIYKPTDEPPHVEGDVVKADAGHVGVEKYVAEVFSSWAVFRPQYMIGSGNNKDCEEWFFDRIVRKRPVPIPGSGMQLTNIAHVWDLSSMLTLAVEKPEAACCNIFNCVSDRAVTLDGMAKLCAAAAGLPVEIVHYDPKAIGIDAKKAFPFRNVHFYAEPRAAKDILGWKSTTNLPEDLKERFEEYVKIGRDKKPMQFEMDDKILGSLKVPVAV from the exons ATGGCTGCTTTTGCTTCTTCTTCGTCCTCCTCTCTCCTCTTCTCATCTCCACCTACCAAGTTTCCTTCACCTTCTCTATATCCTCCTCTACGCTTGTCTCTTCCCacttcttcttttctctcttcttctcttTCACTTTCTCCTTCCTCCCATGCCTACCCCACCAGCTCTAGACGATACTCTGCTTCTTCTTTCACTATCAGGGCCTCTGCTGCAGAGAAGAAGAAGGTCCTTATAGTTAATACAAACAGTGGCGGCCATGCAGTTATCGGTTTCTACTTTGCCAAAGAGCTGCTGGGTTCTGGCCATGAGGTTACCATCTTCACTGTTGGAGAAGAGGGCTCTGATAAAATGAAGAAGCCCCCCTTCAACAGATTCTCT GAAATTACGAGTGCTGGAGGGAAGACGGTGTGGGGAGACCCTGCAGATGTTGGCAAGGTTGTTGCAGGGGCAACCTTTGATGTGGTGTTGGATAACAATGGCAAGGACTTGGACACTGTCAG GCCGGTGGTAGATTGGGCAAAGAGCTCTGGAGTGAAGCAATTCTTGTTCATCAGTAGTGCGGGAATCTATAAGCCAACCGACGAGCCTCCTCATGTTGAAGGG GATGTTGTTAAAGCTGATGCCGGCCATGTTGGAGTCGAGAAATATGTTGCAGAAGTTTTCAGTAGCTGGGCTGTATTCCGGCCACAATACATGATTGGATCCGGAAACAACAAAGACTGCGAGGAGTGGTTCTTTGATC GAATTGTTAGAAAGAGACCGGTGCCAATCCCAGGCTCAGGGATGCAACTTACAAACATCGCCCACGTTTGGGACTTATCCTCTATGCTTACCCTAGCTGTTGAGAAGCCAGAAGCTGCATGTTGTAATATCTTCAATTGTGTGAGTGACCGGGCAGTGACTCTGGATGGAATGGCCAAATTGTGTGCTGCAGCTGCTGGCTTACCAGTTGAAATTGTTCATTATGATCCGAAAGCTATTGGAATCGATGCAAAGAAAGCTTTTCCTTTCCGTAATGTG CACTTTTACGCCGAACCAAGGGCTGCAAAGGACATACTGGGGTGGAAGAGCACCACAAATCTGCCAGAAGACTTGAAGGAGCGATTCGAGGAGTATGTGAAGATAGGGCGTGACAAGAAGCCTATGCAGTTTGAGATGGATGATAAGATACTAGGGTCCCTTAAAGTTCCAGTAGCTGTCTGA